The Macaca thibetana thibetana isolate TM-01 chromosome 19, ASM2454274v1, whole genome shotgun sequence genome has a segment encoding these proteins:
- the CALM3 gene encoding calmodulin-3 isoform X1 — protein sequence MADQLTEEQIAEFKEAFSLFDKDGDGTITTKELGTVMRSLGQNPTEAELQDMINEVDADGNGTIDFPEFLTMMARKMKDTDSEEEIREAFRVFDKVSNPPGAALRLTPAFRQADRTGSMELPLPGGPRPGASLTANLLCHLRQPPSLCSLPRDGDDSHPSPCLSPRREKCPVKAFIPNPQDGNGYISAAELRHVMTNLGEKLTDEEVDEMIREADIDGDGQVNYEEFVQMMTAK from the exons ATG GCTGACCAGCTGACTGAGGAGCAGATCGCAG AGTTCAAGGAGGCCTTCTCCCTCTTTGACAAGGATGGAGATGGCACTATCACCACCAAGGAGTTGGGGACAGTGATGAGATCCCTGGGACAGAACCCCACTGAAGCAGAGCTGCAGGATATGATCAATGAGGTGGATGCAGATG GGAACGGGACCATTGACTTCCCGGAGTTCCTGACCATGATGGCCAGAAAGATGAAGGACACAGACAGTGAGGAGGAGATCCGAGAGGCGTTCCGTGTCTTTGACAAGGTAAGCAACCCTCCAGGGGCGGCTCTGAGACTGACACCAGCCTTCAGGCAGGCAGACAGAACTGGATCCATGGAGCTACCACTTCCAGGAGGCCCACGTCCCGGTGCCAGCCTCACTGCCAACCTGCTCTGCCACCTCAGGCAGCCTCCCTCACTGTGCTCACTGCCGAGGGATGGTGATGACAGCcacccctctccctgcctctctccccgCCGGGAGAAGTGCCCAGTGAAAGCCTTTATCCCCAACCCCCAGGATGGGAACGGCTACATCAGCGCCGCGGAGCTGCGTCACGTAATGACGAACCTGGGGGAGAAGCTGACCGATGAGGAGGTGGATGAGATGATCAGAGAGGCTGACATCGACGGAGATGGCCAGGTCAATTATGAAG AGTTTGTACAGATGATGACTGCAAAGTGA
- the CALM3 gene encoding calmodulin-3 isoform X2 translates to MADQLTEEQIAEFKEAFSLFDKDGDGTITTKELGTVMRSLGQNPTEAELQDMINEVDADGNGTIDFPEFLTMMARKMKDTDSEEEIREAFRVFDKDGNGYISAAELRHVMTNLGEKLTDEEVDEMIREADIDGDGQVNYEEFVQMMTAK, encoded by the exons ATG GCTGACCAGCTGACTGAGGAGCAGATCGCAG AGTTCAAGGAGGCCTTCTCCCTCTTTGACAAGGATGGAGATGGCACTATCACCACCAAGGAGTTGGGGACAGTGATGAGATCCCTGGGACAGAACCCCACTGAAGCAGAGCTGCAGGATATGATCAATGAGGTGGATGCAGATG GGAACGGGACCATTGACTTCCCGGAGTTCCTGACCATGATGGCCAGAAAGATGAAGGACACAGACAGTGAGGAGGAGATCCGAGAGGCGTTCCGTGTCTTTGACAAG GATGGGAACGGCTACATCAGCGCCGCGGAGCTGCGTCACGTAATGACGAACCTGGGGGAGAAGCTGACCGATGAGGAGGTGGATGAGATGATCAGAGAGGCTGACATCGACGGAGATGGCCAGGTCAATTATGAAG AGTTTGTACAGATGATGACTGCAAAGTGA